Below is a genomic region from Miscanthus floridulus cultivar M001 chromosome 1, ASM1932011v1, whole genome shotgun sequence.
TGCCCTCCCAACTTCGAGTCCATGATGCGGTACAGACGGCGCTCATTTCCCAAGTAGGGTTTTGCCCAGTCGACGAGGTTCTGCTCGGATACCGGTTTCGATTTGTCTAGCGCCCGCCGTCCTGTCAGTAACTCCAGTAGCGCGACGCCAAAGCTGTAGACATCTGCCTTTACTGAGAGGCGACCTGGagcatttttttaagaaaatgagGAAAAACAATCTTATCAAAATAAATTGTGTGGCTGAGCAGATTATTAATTCACTGGTTTTATGCCCACTGCTTAAGAATGGAACTGGTTTATGTGGAGGTCTCTAGTACATATGTACCTAGACAAATTAGGGGAACCCCCCTGCTGTGTTCCTTCAAAAGGATTGAAGAAAAGATATCTGAGCTCCCCTCAGAGATTACGAATGGAATAGGCTATTTGTTTGTCTAATGACATTTTTTAAGACAATTTTTGAACATGACCTCTAGAAACGTTGAGTTAGGTTTCGCCAAAACCTAACTCAAAAGTTTTGATTGGAAAATAGATTGCCAAAACTTTAGCATAAAGCCTTTTGAATTGTTGAATCGCATGAAAATTTAAACATATTATAAATCTTATTTATGTGGGCTAGATTACACATGAAAATAGCAGGAAAGGGGGAGAAAACATAAAAATCCCATAAGATGTAAACTACACGTCTAATAACATCTTTTATCAACACAAGAAACTATCTTACCAAAATAGAATATATTCATCCACATGGGTCAAATGACCGGTCAAGAAAATTGTGCACAAAGGCTGGTTTCTTTCCTAATAAATGTACTTTTGTGAGGAATCCTATTATCTCAGAAGAAAATTGCAAACAGCCTTCATTGGTGACTCTTAGTGTTTAGTCGTTCTAAGaatatattattatattatatattcacacATACCAAGAATCACCTCTGGAAAGAGAATTTTGTTTGCAGAGCTTTTTCCATTTTGACAGTTGCTTTATTCTAAATTTGCCACCACCAAGTGGAAACTTGTCACAATATTAATGTATAGCCACTAGACTGCGGTAAAAGGACAATCGATAATATTCTGATCACACTGTAATAAACACATTTTATAGCTTAGCAGTTTCTTGGCGTTCACCTTTTAGCAGTTTACTTGTTTTACTCCCAACATTCAAAATGGATCTTGAACATATAGACTTCTCTTGTAAAAAAGTCACAGTTTTCTAACAAATGGAGTTGACCATCtttttgagagatgaaaattctTTAAGGGCCAAGATAGCATACAGAAGATAAGGCACATTTTAGCAAGTTAAAAATCTTAGTCAAAAACCAGAAGTGGCGTTCTACAAAGCATACACCATCATACCAAAACTAGAAATCCAGTAGGTTGGAGTGGCATGTTTGCAAAGCAGTTCAATAGTACTGGAATTACATCAATTCTGCCAATTCTAGaaccataaaatgaaaaattaaaaggtgACACAAAAATATTTGGATTTCGTTATCATAGCACAGAGGCATGTGATCCTGGATCATAAGtaaataagcttccaacataggCAAAATATGATAGACTAACTCAAAGTAAATACCACCTTAGCTAATACAAATTAAGAGCTTATATTGAACTTAAGGTGATATAAATGAAATAATGTTGAAGAAATGGCAAGCATAAAGGAAGTAAACACATCCTATCATTCGGCATGTTTTCATTATTTCAGAATTGTTCATGGCTTACACTCAAAATTTAGATTGTTTTCTAACCTGTTGCAACATACTCTGGAGCCGCATAACCTCGTGTGCCCATGACTTGTGTAGAAACATGGGTCCTATCCCCAGTTGGACCTGCTTTTGCCAAGCCAAAGTCTGAAAGCTTTGCGTTGAACTCCTATATTAATGGGCAAAGAAGTTAAGAATATAACAATGTACGGTTTGCCAAAATAGAAGTTTTCCCAGAACAAGGATGAGTAGACATTTCATGTATACCGTGTCAAGGAGAATGTTTGATGCCTTGAAGTCACGATATATGACTTGGTTCTCAGCGTCATGCAGAAATGATAAACCCCTAGCGGCCCCAATTGCAACTTTGAGTCTTATTCCCCAGGGTAAAGGATCAGCACCTCCTAAAACAACAGAAAGTTTCTGCTGAACTAGGTAGAAATAGAAAACGACAGATTTCAGAAGAAAAGGGTTGCATTAGAACAAAAAAACATACGTCTGAATAGATGATTTTCCAAACTTCCTTTAGGCATGTACTCATACACCAGGAGTCGGTTATCACCATCTGAGCAATAACCAATGAGTTTGACAAGATTCTGGTGGTGAAGTTGGCCAAGGTAGTCAACCTCTGTCTGCAGGAGAGCAACCCCAGTAAATACAAACAGAGAGGTCTTGAGAAACCTGAGAATATGGGCTAAAGCACTGGCAAACATACCAGCCACTCCTTGTGGCCCTGAAAACCTTCTGGTTTTAGCTTCTTGATGGCAACAACCATACCACTTCCTGGCTTTGAAGGGGCAAGAGTTTGCTCATCAATCCAGCCTTTGAACACATAGCCAAATCCTCCTTCCCCAATAAGACTATCCGATCTAAAGTTCTtcgatgcagatttgagatcacCTAATGAGAATGCCTTCAAATTTGGCGACGACAAGATTTCTCCTTCTGTCCTATTAGGAGGAAGCTCTCGACTATCTTTGTATGAGGCCACAGTCCAAGTCGACCGAGTCGAACCACTTTTGACCGTTGAGGGGTTGGATGATGAAATTGATTTGCTCCCTAATTTTGATTGATCTAACAGGTCAACAATAAACACAAAACAAAATGTGTAAAGCATACAGTCAATCGCTTGTGGCTAGTTTAATTAATGATCGAGTTCCTTCAATTTTGCAGATAATGTGGTCCAAGACATAAGTATGGTCATGGTAACGACATACGATACAAATTAAAAAATCAGCAAGATGCAACAGCCACAACTATACTCCTAGCATTGACCAGCCAAACAGAAATGTCTCTAGCTGTCCAAACAAGTAAAAATTCATGGAACAAAGTTCCTGTTGTCTCAGAAAAACCATGCTAATTCTGACAGATTGGAGCACTGGGGCTGAGTTATTAACTAACCTAGCCAGACACTACCTCGCAGAAGACACTTCACGAGTTGTGCCCAAATTGTATCACATAAAGAACCAAATTACAGATTAATTAACAGCCAAGTTCCTACAGTTctgaaaaaaagagagacaaATGTGAAGACAAAGTGGCCTTGCTAATAGGACTACAATCTACAAAATCGGCAAGTAGCAAGACACGATGGCCATTACTGGTAAGTTCCACCTTCCAAACTGAAACTTCTGTGCCTAAACGTAAATCCAGGAAACAGGTTTCCATTTCTGTCAGACAAGCATATGCTAATTCCaacttttttttctctcgaatgtGCAGGAGAGCTGCGCATCTTTGTATTATAGAGAGAGCTAATTCCAACTTTTAACAAGATAAAGCAAGGGTGCTGCTCTTTTTTAGATAATATAACGAGACACTTACTGCCAAGGCTACTCCATTAGTTGGGACCAAATTCTATGATTCGAACAACATTATGGCTGGGTGTATCATAATACCAATTTGACACTCTCTGCTTATAAGTGGGTAATGAATTCCCAACTGGAAAATGGAAAATGTTAACTCCTTCAAtcttaaaaaaaaacttatttccTCTTCTATGAAAGAAATCACCACACGGTACTAAAAATCAATAGCTAGCACTCCATATAGTAAGGCAGGAGCGCCCTGTCCAGCCTCCCCGGAGCAGCTAGCCATTACGCCGGATCTGCCTAAGGGGTCAGACGAGACGAGCACAGAGCAACCAAACCAAGCAAGAAACAGCTGCTTACAAATCCAGCGAGAAGAGGCTCGTGGAGGTGCACTCACAGGAGGTGTTGTGGTCCACCGGCACCGCCTTGTCCATGCAGTTCCCCATCTCCTCCCTCCGCTGACGCCGGCCAATCTACCGGCGACACATCAACCGATCCGACCCCCCGATGCCTCCTGGGTGGGAGCTGCCAGGAACAGCAACGGTGCACCCCGCCTCTTCGCACGCGCCTGCGAGAACTCGGCCGGGGTCAACGCCAGGAGGAAGCTCCGCCACCAATAGCGCACTCTTCCAGAATCCAATCTTTGGAGGATCTGAGCCGAGCCCGACCGCCACGCCAACCCGCGCCGGCAGAAGCACGTAAGAACGTGTCCCCGCCGGAGTCAAGTCAACCCGGCCGGCGGGCTGCAGTGCGCGCCCCAGGAGTGTCGTGTGGATGGGGTTCGCCAGGAGGAGGCGCGCGTGCGTCTGTCGCGGGTCGCGGCCGCGGCCAGCCCAAGGCCACCAGTGTTGGAGCGGAGCGGAAACcgcgaggagagagagagagagagagagagagagagagagagagagagaggtggttgGGTCTCGCTGTCTCGTGGGGACTGCCGTGGGGTTTGGGAGTAAAGAAATGGCCATGAGCATTGAGTAGGCAAAGGTTTTGCGGTTTTTTTTAATGGCGAATATGACCTGGTCTTTGTTGAACAAATGATGAGTACTGAGTAGGCATTGAGTTTTGCGGTTCTCGTGGGGACTACCGTCGAGAAGCCCGATGATTCCAAAGAGCCCCGAGAATAATGTCGAGCCCTAAGCCCTAACAATGCCAAAGACGTGTTGGAGATAGGGAATGAATCTTTGTTTGagatttttttattatgttgttaAAATTGCATTTAACTGGGAGTCTCAAATACCATGGATAATGGGTAACTAACGAAGTTAGTGTATATTCAATTTAGGTTGCTCCTTAGGTGCTTGTGCCAGTGATGAGTGGCTTCAGCATATCTTATGGAAAAAGGTCCTTACTGCGCAACCATATTTCTGCGTTTTTGTGATAGAAATAACCTGTCCTGAAATGTAGGGTACACAAATTTGTATCGATTAGCTGGATTGAACTTGAAAATTCTACTTCCTGCCTTAAAAAATAGATGCTTTAGTTTTTTTCCTTGCTCACAATCTTTAAGTGCTCATTTCTAGGCCACTTTCAGATACAAGAAAGGGTCTGTTTTTGCTGAGCGCGTTCGGCTGTACTACTTCCcgcttgtttcagcttgtttcactttattctctctcacagaatactattgaatcatccgaaaCAATCCAAAATTTACTGTTAGCCTACCAGCCGAAGGAGACTGCTTAGGGCTTTGAAAGTACTATGATGTTGCTTCAAGACCTTTTTAGACTTGCAGTTAAGTTCCATCATTTTTGCTATTTTATTTACTAATGATTATCGCCTTCAATTTTTGCAGGTGGAGGTTAAGTACTGGCATGCACAAGGTACTGCCATAGGAGTGCACTTTATTTCTTTCTCAATATTTTTCTTTATATTAGTTTGGTCTTTGTATACTCAAATATTTTTTAGTGTATATCCCaatattttcttttatattaGTTTGGTCTTTGTATACTCAAATATTTTTAATGTATGTTGTATTCCAATGTTTATATTGAATCTTCTTTAATGCTATAAGATCTGTACATCTTATATGGTCCAATTGGTGCTCAAACTTTAGGGTTTTACTAGAAGATTATGACATTGAGGGCTTTAGTAGTTAGtcctaaaatccaaagggtagAGATGTTTTACCagtcataggaaccagaagagcCAGAAGAGgctatttttattattttatttttttagacgTCATCGTAGCGTTAGCACGAGTAATATACTAGTATTATTAATAGATCTAAACATGCTCAGATTAGAGTGATATATCTTTTGGATAGGGAGAGTAAATCTCCAACTAAAAGTAGAAATAGTTTGCTTTGACTTTTTATTGTTTAATTACAAGATAGATCCAATGAGATGAGACGAAACATACCGGACAAACATCGAAAGACCAAGGATCCGGAGTTGCTAAAGTCATGATCTTTGCCGGTCTAATTAGTTGCGAAAGGTTCAAAATACTTGACGACCAGCTTCTCTAGTTCGCTAGAAATGGCTTCTGCTCTTGACCGGGCCATCGCTAGAAATCACCCTGTCCTCGTCATGCCGAAAATTCATATCGGGTTTATTTATTTGTCTCATGCCCGGCCTGTCGCTAGAATCACGCGCACTGTGTGTTATTTTTATCTCAGGCATTGAACAAATCCTACATGTCACCTTCAGCTCCGACTGGAATGTCTTAATCGCAACTGTTGGAATAACGAGGGAATGATGACTTCGCTGAAATCTTAAAAACATAATTAGTCGATGCTTTCTTCAACTCTAACGTTTCTTTGACTTGCTCTCCTCTTAGAGTCTTCCTCATCCCATGGATCTTCTGTTTACGCTTTTATGGGCCTGTTTAGTTGGACCTCTCCTAGGCAGCCCATATGCAAGAATCTCAATGCTAGGCCTTCAAAATCTGATCGATGCACGGAGCTAGGCAGATATGCCTGCGCTGAAACAAAAACGTTAGTTCGTCCGGACGAACGGACGGATCGGACAGCCCCGCCCTGCCCGCGTTGCGCGCGGCacgcagcccccccccccccccccccccccccccccccccgagcttCATGCGCCGCAGCCAACCTTCGTTTCGCCGCATGCCCCCCTGGAGTCACGCCTCCTGCCGCAGCTACGCTCCATCCGCCGGCGAGAAGTCCACGCCGCCGCGAGCCCCCGCCTAGAGTCACGCCTCCCGCCACGGCTCGCGCCAGACCTCTGCACCACCACAAGCTCCATGCTCCGTCGCTGACCTTCGCCGTCGCGACCTCCATGCGCCGCAGCCGACCTCCGCGCCATCGTGAGCTCCATGCGCCACCACCGACCTccgcgccggcgtcgagctccacaacgacgagcctccattcgtctcggcagcaaggtgacattgcgctgaaagcgcatgttgcaagcatatgtttcagatgtttcagaggtatgttgcaagtgttttatatcgatgttgcaaaagtagatcgggatgttgcacatgttgtaatagctatacacgtatgtttcaagtgtatgttctaaatgtttcatctgtttctagcgtatgttgcaaatgtttcatctagatgttgcaaaagtaggccTGGACGTTGCATATATATGctagtgtttcaagtgttttcatacttgtattgcaagtgtttttatctgggtgttgcaatgttttgcaatggctacacacgtgtttttaagtttttctggtgttttgcaagtgtttcagatgtatgttgcaagtgtttcagttatttcagatgtatgttgtaagtgtttaatctgaatgttgcaaaagtagattggataTTGTACATATCGAGTTGGACCCACTTGCTGCAGCTGCTGGGGCGCCACCGAGCGGGTAGACGGTCCTCACGTGCCACTATAAAAAATGTCTTAAACCATGACGATTTGTAGATAACGTATTTAGAAAACGTCATGGATTAGAGATGGTTCATTTAGACTCCAACAGCAGGTCCATTACAAGTATCGCACATATAACATGCGGTCGAGCGGCGCGGGAGACATCCGGGTCACGGGCCCCGTGTGGGTACGCGAAACGAGTACGTGCGCGAAAACCGACCAGCATGCGCGGGCGTTCGTCCGAACGTCCTGGCGCTAGAATGTCCGCAAAACGGAATCTTCGAAACCAAAAGCCCCTGCCCCCTAGATCCCGACGCAGACTTTTCATTTCATGGCTAAAAATGTTAATTGCTGGCGCACTTGAAGCTATTTGTCTATCAACCATATTCCCTGTGAGGCTGCCACTTTTGTTGGCCTTCAGCAGTGGCCGCAAAGACTAATCAATGTTGGCCTTCATTATAGGAGAGGATCACGAAATACTTGAAGAGAGGTGTGGATACAGAGGATGCAAGCAAGGATATCTAAGTCAAGTGGGAGGCTCAGTTCAAgttgagttcgagtctgcctcgacctTCAGAAATAGTGTGCACTAAAACAGCACCTACAATGATGTTGGTCACACATCAAAATTCCACCGGAGTCAATAGAGATTGTCGGAACAAGTTAGAATCAGAGTGCTGAGCCAACGTCTTTTAGTTTGTTGGGCTGTGTATCATCTAGTCAAATAGGAGCGTTTCCTGGAGGTGTTCACACCCCAAGCAACTTATAATGAGTTTTCACCATCcatattagggtttgggttttgctttacATCAACTTTGTCATCGAATAGTCGCTGCCATTGGTTGTGAAACACCACTTTTCATGAGCTTAATTATACATCCACAATTTGTCACTTTATTGAGTTGTGTTATTTTGAGTTCTTGCTTGTGTTATTCGATCCACAGGCAGGGTTTAGTCTTCTCAGCAATGTCAATCAGATTTTGATACGGTTGATAATCATAAGAGACGTGAAGCTAAGGTTACAGAATTCGGATCTTTCCATAATTATCTTCACCTAACACAGGATCGAGAACTCTGTCCTCATCAGGGCACGCATAGTACGGAGTCATTCCACGACAAAACAAAATTAGGACGCATCACGTCGTTGAATTAATAATTGGTAAATTTATTTGTATGTCCTGTTGCAATTTACGGCGTGTTTGCTAGTATAGAATAATTAGTAAATTTATTTATAATAACCGTGTAGAGACTATGAGCATCTAAAAGGTGTTATGTTGGAAAATGAATTGAGATCCTAAAGACAATCAGTTTTGGTTAGTTATACACACTAGGGCCCGTTCGCTagtctgaaactggctgaaaaacactgttccagctaaattgttgtgaaagaaaaacactgtt
It encodes:
- the LOC136537469 gene encoding probable serine/threonine-protein kinase PBL3, whose product is MGNCMDKAVPVDHNTSYQSKLGSKSISSSNPSTVKSGSTRSTWTVASYKDSRELPPNRTEGEILSSPNLKAFSLGDLKSASKNFRSDSLIGEGGFGYVFKGWIDEQTLAPSKPGSGMVVAIKKLKPEGFQGHKEWLTEVDYLGQLHHQNLVKLIGYCSDGDNRLLVYEYMPKGSLENHLFRRGADPLPWGIRLKVAIGAARGLSFLHDAENQVIYRDFKASNILLDTEFNAKLSDFGLAKAGPTGDRTHVSTQVMGTRGYAAPEYVATGRLSVKADVYSFGVALLELLTGRRALDKSKPVSEQNLVDWAKPYLGNERRLYRIMDSKLGGQYPKKGAHAVAGIALQCIRNEGKMRPAMSEVVEKLEQLQDPKYNIAVPQVNTRQTSSSSSGSVPRSPMKAQPSPRRLSGSASPLPAAAAAAGSPLPVL